The sequence below is a genomic window from Kosmotoga arenicorallina S304.
TTTCACTTGTTCATAGTCAAAGGGAGAATTCCCCAGATCGAAGTCTTGCGGCTTCAAGCTTTCCCTTTCTCCACCAAGAAGCGCATCCGGGTTTTGAGCTTTCAATTCTCTTGCCTTTTCGAGCGCAGAAACAGGGATAATTGCCTTTGCCCCTCTGGCAAGGGCAACGACCATACTGCTTGTTGCACGCAATACATCTATTGCTATCGCAATATCGGGCAAATCGGTTATATCGCCCGGGGTAAGGAAGACATCAATCTTTATTGCGCTCTCCCCCTTTTACCACTGAAAGATGATGATGATAATTCAATGAGCTGAGTATCCAGCCGCGGCGCTCGTGCTTTTCAAGAGTCGTTATAGAAGTGTTCTCTAATTCCAGCTGTTTATGATTTACCAAAGGCATGCCAAGCAAAGAGCACAAAAGCACTCTAAACCACAGGCCATGACCCACAATGACTATTTCCCGGGAATTTTTTAATCTTGAAATTTCACAAATTTCATCGAAAGCCCTTAAGGCCCTCCTTTCAAGCTGTGATAGCGATTCGATTCCTTCTATCTTTGCATATGGATCAGAGCTCCAGAGAATGAACTCCCTTTCGTAGTTTTCGATCACTTCTTCATAGGTAAGCCCGTTCCAAAGGCTGAAGTTGCATTCCCTTAAATCTTCCCTGATTATAGGGGACAGATTAAATTTTTCACCAATTCTTTCGGCAGTTTCCCGGGCTCTTTCAAGGTCGCTGCAAAAAAGGAGCGATGCATTCGGTGCAATATTAAGAAGTTCTTCAGCAACCAGTTCAGCCTGATACATACCCTGTTCGCTTAGCGGTATATCAGCATTACCCTGCCATTTTCCAATCAGATTCCATTCAGAGGTTCCGTGCCTTACAAGATGCACTTTCATCCTTCTATCACCTCTATTTCGTCTGGTTCATAATCCTCTACTTTTGCGCCTTCTATTGTCAGTATATTTTTTCCGCCAAGCCTTATTTTCAGAACATTCTGCTTTGAAGCAGGGAAGAGTTTTTCAGCGGGAACAGGCTGATTGTATCGCCTTATTACGAGCTCTATGTTTTCATAGGCCTGTTTTTCGTCAGGCTTTCCACTTTTGAATATTATGAATCCCTTTTCTGGTAAAGCCCTTTGAACGCGTATTAAACTTTTGCCATCTGTAATAAATCTTTTTTCCCTGAAATTCATAAGCGAGTACGCTGCCAATCCATTGGATTTTGTTGCATAAAGGTCAGTTAGCGAGGAGTCGACAAAATCCCCGTACAATAAATCAGCATGAAATTCCGTGAGGTTAAAACCAAGAGCTTCATGCTCGAATACAGCTTTCTCTTCGGGAAGTTCCTCTTTGGTATTTTCAGTTTGCCGTTCTTTGTAACCAAAGACTCGCAGGACTGATTTCAACTCCGGGTCCACCCCCGAAAGAGCATTGTTTATTTCTTTTAACAACGTTTCTCTGGTGCCATATTTATCAAAATAACCGATTTTTATTAAAAACTCCAGATCTTTAGCCATAAGAGAGTCTCGGCGCTTCCTCACAAATTCATGGAAAGATGCTGCTGTGGGTTCAAGTGGCAACTCTAGTCTGAATTTCATTAAGTCAGAAGGGCAAAGGGAGATAATCCTTTTATCTGGGTTTTCACCAATTGAAAAGGCTAATCCCCGACTCTTCATTTCTGCAGCCAATCTCGCTTTTCCTTCAGCGTCAAGCAAAGAAAACAACACCTTGAAAAACCTTTCAGGTTCGTGGCATTTCTTAAAAGCAAGCCAATAAGTAATCAGAGAATATGCAACACTATGGGATTTGTTGAAGCCATAACCCGAAAACTTCCTCAGTATTTCTATTAATTCATTCGTGCTTTCAGGGTTATCTGTACTGCGCTTGAGAGATTTAGCAATTAGTTTCTCTGCCTCTTCGGGCTTTTTCTTTGAGAGCGCTCTTCTAAGCATTTCCCCTTCTTCCGGAGTAAGGCCAAGCTCTTTTACGGCAACAGATATTACCTGCTCCTGAAAAACAAGCACCCCAAGAGTATCAGTAAGCGCTTTCGAGAAGGCATTCTGTGACGGCACTGCACGCTCTTTCAGGTATTTGGCTGTGATACCAGATTCGAGAGGACCGGGCCTGTTAAGGGCCAGAGATATAGCGATATCGCTTATGTTCCTGGGCTTGACTCTTTTAACAATTCTGGTTGCCTCAATACTTTCTAACTGGAATAATCCTGCTGTATATCCCTTCCCGATGAGATCATAGGTTTGCGAATCATCAGGCTTGCTATACCAGGGCTTTTTTGCATAAAGTTTTTTCAAGATGGAAAGGTTTCTCAATCCAAGAAGATCGAGCTTTTGGAACCCCAGAGTTTCGAGACTATTCATATTCCAGCGGGAAATATATGTGCCACCGCTTTCCCTTATTGGAATGATCTCATCAAGGGGCTCAGCTGAAAGCAAGACACCAGCAGCGTGAATTGATTCTGTTGAAGGAAGCCCTATAAGAAGCTTTGAAAGTTTGAAGGTTTTTTTGATATTGGTATCACGAGCGAGTGATTGGGGAAGTGATTTACCCTTTTGGGAGAGTGCTATTAGCCTTTTTATCTGAGTTTCTGATAAATCAAAGAGTTTTCCGGCTGCTCTTATCGCTGATCTAAAAGAAAAAGTGCCGTAGGTTTGTATCAGCGAAAGGTTTCTTTTACCGAATCTTTTTTTCAATGCCTTGATAAGCTCCTGACGCATCTCATCTTCGACATCAAGGTCTATATCAGGAAAATCATCTCTGGCGGCACTTAGAAAGCGCTCGAAAAACAAGCCATTTTCAACAGGGTCAACAGCGGTTATACCAAGAACCCTTACCAGTAGCGAACTTACAGCCGAGCCTCTTCCGGGACCAACCCAACATCCAATTTTATCCGCCGTATCCACAACTTCTGCAACCGTGGCAAAATAACTTTCAAGCCCTTTTGAAGAAACAACGCCGAGCTCATATTCCAGCCTATCTTTATAAGCTTTTTCAGTGTATCCCAAATCCGGAAGCCTGTCGAAAGCGTTTTTTTTGAATTCTCGCTCTGATAGAGAAACGGGAAATTTGTGGGCATATTTAGGAAACTCAAATTCAGGAAGTTTCAGTTTTTCGTCAAAAAGCGAGTCATATTCCCCGGCGCTAAGGAGGTGGTAATCTCCTTTCAACAGAGGTTTTTTCCCGATTTTTCTGTAATTGTCAAAAAATTCTTTATCTTTTTTTTCGAGATATCTGACTTCCCATATGGGGTTTTTGGAGTTAAGGTCCAGATTTCTTGGCGGTCCATCAATGACTTGAACATCCGTGAGTTTAGTGTCCAGATTGTTTGAAAACTTAATCAGCTGGAAAAAGCCTGTTTCATTCAAGGGCATATAGTATTTCCCATCACTTTTCAATCCCGGAATAACTGAAATGCCTTTAGCAGAAAGTGAAGCATAAAAATCGTATGCAGCACCCAGATGAGAATCTATTATAACGCAAGACTCATAATTTTCCTTTTTGAGATATTTAGCCAATTTGTCAGGGAGTATAGTGGATTCAAAAAGATCAAAAGCTGTACAAATGAAAGCTGTCCTCATGATTCACGATCCTCAAGAAAGTATAAATTTTTTATAACTCTTGCCATATCTTCAGGGATCCGCGCCACAAAGGACATCCTCTTCCCTGTTCGGGGGTGGTTGAAGCACAATTTCAACGCATGGAGCATGTGACGATATACACCGAGGGCTTCATCTTGATGTGCCTTGCCATACAATTTATCGCCAAGTAGCGGGTGGCCAATTTCTTTCATATGAACCCTTATCTGATGGGTTCGCCCCGTCTTTGGTTTGACCAAGACAACTGAAGCAATCTTTGAAAAATGCCTTAATGTTCGATAGTTGGTCGTTGCCTCTTTTCCGTCAAAGAGAACTGTCATTTTTAGCCGGTTAACAGGATGCCTTCCAAGAGGCAGTACTATCTGCCCCTGTGCGGGTGTTCTGCCCCTTGCAATTGCAATGTAGGTTTTTTCTGTGCTTCTGGCTTTAAATTGAAGGGATAGAGAGTTATGAGCCATGTCGTTCTTTGCAACTATGATTATTCCGCTGGTTTCTTTGTCAAGCCTATGGACGATCCCCGGGCGCATCACGCCGCCTATACCCTGAAGGTCTTCGCAATGGTTTAGGAGCGCATTTACCAGAGTACCACTTTTTTTGTTGTGAACAGGGTGAACTATCATTCCCGCTGGCTTGTTCACCACAATGATGTCTTTATCTTCATAGATTATGTTCAATGGAATGTTTTCAGGTTGAGCCTCTGCTTCAGCAGGCTTGTCTGGTACTTCAAAAGTAATATGCTCGCCTGCTTTGACCTTGTAGCTGGGTTTCTTCATGGAACCATTTACGAGCACTTTCCCCTCTTTTATGTGCCTTTGTATGGCAGAACGGGAAACCCAGTTCGGCACAATTTCAGTTACAAACCTATCAAGCCTCCAGCCATTTTCACGATTCGTTACCATTACTTCTTCCAGCACGCAACTTTTCCCTCCGATAGAATAGGAGTAGTAAGAGGGCAGTGCCTACAACTATGCAGCTATCTGCAACATTGAATATCGGCCAGTAGGGTAGCTCGATGAAGTCTACCACATAACCAAGCCTCAAGCGGTCAATTAGATTTCCCAGAGCCCCTCCCAGAATTATTCCGAAGATAAACTTCTCCTTTGAAGTGAGCTTATCTTTGAAACGATTGCCTATAAAAAGTAGCAAAAGTATTATTGTTGATGTAATGATCGCAATATTATAAACACCCAATTTGCTCAAAAGCCCGAAGGATACCCCTTTATTGTGAACATAACGCAAGCCCAGAATTCTGCCAATCAAATCTACCCTCACCAGATATTGCAGGTTGCTTTCAGCAACCGCCTTGGTTATTTGGTCAATCATCAGAGTAATCACAAAACCAATAGTAACTATCATTCTATCACCGAACCTTATATCCGAATAAATAACAATCAATTACCGCCCCTTTCGGGGCGGCTGATATATCTGATTTCATCCAAGCTTTTCCATTATTGCTTCCATTTCAGAGTCATCCATTTCGAAGTTGGCATAAACCTCCTGAACATCATCGCTATCTTCAAGCAGGTTCAGCAGTTTTAGTAGCTTTTCAGCGTCAGCGCCTGAAACAGCAACGGTGTTTTTCGGGATATAAGTCAATTCATAAGAAACACTGTATCCGTTTTCTTCGAGGACGCCCTTGACGTCAGAAACTTGCTCGGGCAACGTAATTATTTGAACAGGATCATCTTCATCTTTTATATCTTCGGCACCGGCATCGATAACGAGGAGCTGAAACTCGTCCATATCAGAGATTTCGGATTTAGGTATGCTAATTACACCTTTCCTTTCAAACATCCAGGCAACGCTTCCGCTTTCCGCCATGTTTCCGCCATGTTTGGAGAGGATGTGTCTAATTTCCTGAGCGGTTCTATTCTTATTGTCGGTGAGTGCTCTTATCAACATAGCAACTCCACCGGGTGCGTAACCTTCATACATGGCTTCGACAAAAGATTGGCCTTCAAGTTCACCGGCGCCTTTCTTGATTGCTTTTTCCATGGTATCTTTAGGCATATTGGCAGCTTTGGCTTTATCCATAGCAGCCCTTAAAGCAGCATTGGTAACGGGATCTGTGCCGCCTTCTCTCGCAGCAACCATAAGCTCTCTGATGATTTTGGTGAATATTTTGGATCTTTTCGCGTCCTGGGCGGCCTTTCTGTGCTTAATATTGGCCCACTTATTATGACCGGACATTTTCTTTCCCTCCTATATTGTTAAGAATTTCACTCAAATATTTGCCTTGAAATACGGCATCTCTTACATATACATAAACATAATTTTCTGAAACTTCGTTAGAAATAGAAAGGATTTTTAGCAATTCTTGATAAGAAACCTGCTTTGATACTGGCTGAAAATATTTTACCACAAAGTAGTCATTCATTTCAGAAAATTCAAAGCCTTCATAGGTCTCGTTTGCTTTAAAGGTTTTGATTTTTTTCCTTCCGTGTTTTTGCACCGGGATATCCGGGGAGAATTTGTTTGGATTAAATCCTTTCTTCGGAAGATACAAAAAATAATGGTATTTCTCAACAAGTTCCTGCAAATCGAAACCTTCCGTTATCTTCCAGACACCAAGAATGCGCAGGGTAAAAACCGAGTGACGCTTGATTTTTTCGAATATATTGTTATCCTCTTCGAAAGTAGTCAGTTTAAGGTATAGAGCGGAGCTTGCTACGCCTGTTGGTACGGCTGGTGAATAAGAGATTTTAGGATGAGGGTGAAAGCCCTGGGAATAAGCAACAGGAATTTTCGCGCGCCTGAGCATTCTCTCAATTGCTGTGCTTGTTTCCTGTTGCGATAAAAACCTGAGCAATCCGCCTCTACCAAATCGAAGAATGTATTCTGCCAATTTTTTCAGCTCCAATGTCCTCATATTTGAGCAAATTAGTTCTAAATGACAGTATAATTGTATGCGAAAACACTTGAAATTACAACCGTTGGGAGGTCAAGCCTATGTGGATGGTAATTTCTGACACCCATGACAACATGGAAAACACAAGAAAAGCTATTGAATTGGCAAAAAGTAGAAATGTCGATACAATATTTCATTGCGGCGATATTGTATCTCCTTTTACCGCAAAACTCTTTAAGGTTTTTAATGGAAAAATTTTCGTGGTATCTGGAAACAACGACGGTGAGAAAGTCATGCTCAAGGAAATTCTTGGCGACACGTTTTTTACAAGCCCTACGGTCATAATTCATCAGGAAAAAAGGATTGCGCTTATGCATGAACCTTTTGGTCTTGAAAGACTTACCGATCTGGACTATATTTTCTATGGACATACACATGTAATTGACATAAGGCCAGGGGATGTTTTTATTGCAAATCCCGGCGAGGCGTGCGGTTATCTTTCAGGAAAAGGGACATGTATTCTGTTAAATGAACTAACAAATGGTTTCGAAATACTGGAATTATAACCTGCGTTTAACCGATATGAAGAATTAAAGACTTATAATCAACCGAAAACACGAAATCTGTGTAAATAGCGATAGGAGGGTCAAGAGTGGAAAAGAAGACTGTGAACCAAGAACTCAATGTTGAGGTTCTTGAACTGGTATTTACTCCCGATGAAGTTGAAAGTGCTGAGAGCGAAGCGGTTAAGTATGTTAACGCCAATTATTCGATACGCGGCTTTAGAAAGGGTAAAGCCCCAAAAAGCATTATCATCTCTTACCTTGGTGATAGTTTTGACGAAATTGTTTTTGACGAACTTGGAAAAGCTGTGGAAGAAGAGCTAAAGAAAGAAGAGCTTTTCATTCCTGCTATTATAGTGGAGAGAAAGAGAACCGAAGATGGCGGTGTAACCTTTGTGATAGAACTTCACAGGGAGCCCGAAGCCGAGATAAAGGATTACAAAGGATTAGAGCTTTCTATACCGAAAAGAGAAGAGGTACTGGTCAACTACGTCGACAACAAACTGGAAGAGCTCAGGAATGAAAATGCCATTATTGAACCAAAAGAAGGACCGGCTGAAATTGGCGATGTGGCGGAAATCGAGTACACAATAGTGAAAAATGGCAAAGTAATTGCGGATAAGAAAACTCAGGAAGTGCACATTCTGGAAGAGGACGACAGGCCCATTGTTACTAACATAATCGGGAAGAAAAAAGGCGATGTTGTTGAATTCGAACGAACCTTCGAAAATTCTGATAATGTTTATAACTACACCGTTGAAGTAAAGGAAGTTTTCAAACGCACTCTCATGGAAATCAACGATGAATTCGCCAGATCGGTTGCCGGTGAAGTGGAAACACTGGAAGAACTCAAGAAAAAAATAGAGAAAGAAGGTATTGAGGCCTTTGACAACTGGAAAAAGGACTTCCTCAGGCAGCAAGCTTTTGATAAAATTATCGACTTCATTGATGTTAAAGTCTCAGATAAAACAATAGATTATTTTGTGCTTAAATCCATTGAAAACCTCATAAAAGAAAAGAAATACGACAGCTATTTGAAGCAGGCAGGCAGCGAGGAGAATCTCAAGAACCAGATCAAAGAGAGTATCATTAACGAGCTCAAGAGAGAACGCTTCATAGCTGAAATTGCAAAGGAAAACGGCATAGAAGTTTCAGAAGAAGAGGTATTGAAAAATGCAGAAGAGCTGGCTCCATACTGGGGAATTTCTGTGGAAAGGGCAAGGGAAATAATAAAATCCCGAGAAGATCTTCGCGAGGACATTGCGGCAAATCTGCGAAAGAACAAAGTCATGGATCTGATTATCGAATCCGCAACCATTAAAGAAATAGATGCCGGCGAATCCGCGGAAGAAGGTGGAGAAAAGGCCGAAACACCCGATACTTCTGATTCTGCTGGCGAATCAAAAGAGAGCGCTGAAGAAAAAGAAGAAAAACAGGAGGAATAGTATTTAGATATTTTGAAACATGCTGGCTTAAGCCAGCATGTTTTTTTGTATAATATATCAGATGGGGGGACTGATAATGGTAAAGCGCACAGTGCTTTTTGCAATGATAATAGTCGGAATAGTTCTTCTAGTTTGGTTTTTAACCCTGAGCTTTTCTGGAAAGGTTGTTGTGAACCCTGTTCTATTTAACCTTGGGCCTTTTGAAATCAGATGGTATGGCTTTTTGATTGCCTCTTCCATATTCATTGCCTATTTCCTTGGCAGAAAATTGGCACTAAAAGAAGGTATCAAGGAAGACTATCTCATAGAGATGATATTCTGGGGAATAATCGCAGGCATTATCGGTGCTCGACTGTACTATGTGGCCTTTGAATTTGATCTCTACCGAAAATACCCTCTGGAGATTTTTAAAATCTGGAATGGTGGCCTTGCCATACATGGTGCCATTTTTGGCGCCCTATTATCTGGTTTTTTATACACAAGGCTAAAAAAGAGCGCAGGAATACGTTTCTGGCAAGCTTCTGACATATTTACCTCTGTTCTTCCTCTTGCCCAGGCCATTGGGCGTTGGGGAAATTTCATGAACCATGAAGCTTACGGCGCTCCAACAGACCTGCCCTGGAAAATGTATGTCCCTTCAGCTTACCGTATGCCCGGCTTCAGTCAATACGAGTACTTCCACCCAACCTTTCTATATGAAAGCCTTTGGGATCTTTTTGTTTTCTTTCTTGTTTTCAACTATACAAGAAAATCCCGCA
It includes:
- a CDS encoding TIGR03936 family radical SAM-associated protein; amino-acid sequence: MAEYILRFGRGGLLRFLSQQETSTAIERMLRRAKIPVAYSQGFHPHPKISYSPAVPTGVASSALYLKLTTFEEDNNIFEKIKRHSVFTLRILGVWKITEGFDLQELVEKYHYFLYLPKKGFNPNKFSPDIPVQKHGRKKIKTFKANETYEGFEFSEMNDYFVVKYFQPVSKQVSYQELLKILSISNEVSENYVYVYVRDAVFQGKYLSEILNNIGGKENVRS
- the tig gene encoding trigger factor; its protein translation is MEKKTVNQELNVEVLELVFTPDEVESAESEAVKYVNANYSIRGFRKGKAPKSIIISYLGDSFDEIVFDELGKAVEEELKKEELFIPAIIVERKRTEDGGVTFVIELHREPEAEIKDYKGLELSIPKREEVLVNYVDNKLEELRNENAIIEPKEGPAEIGDVAEIEYTIVKNGKVIADKKTQEVHILEEDDRPIVTNIIGKKKGDVVEFERTFENSDNVYNYTVEVKEVFKRTLMEINDEFARSVAGEVETLEELKKKIEKEGIEAFDNWKKDFLRQQAFDKIIDFIDVKVSDKTIDYFVLKSIENLIKEKKYDSYLKQAGSEENLKNQIKESIINELKRERFIAEIAKENGIEVSEEEVLKNAEELAPYWGISVERAREIIKSREDLREDIAANLRKNKVMDLIIESATIKEIDAGESAEEGGEKAETPDTSDSAGESKESAEEKEEKQEE
- a CDS encoding RluA family pseudouridine synthase, translating into MVTNRENGWRLDRFVTEIVPNWVSRSAIQRHIKEGKVLVNGSMKKPSYKVKAGEHITFEVPDKPAEAEAQPENIPLNIIYEDKDIIVVNKPAGMIVHPVHNKKSGTLVNALLNHCEDLQGIGGVMRPGIVHRLDKETSGIIIVAKNDMAHNSLSLQFKARSTEKTYIAIARGRTPAQGQIVLPLGRHPVNRLKMTVLFDGKEATTNYRTLRHFSKIASVVLVKPKTGRTHQIRVHMKEIGHPLLGDKLYGKAHQDEALGVYRHMLHALKLCFNHPRTGKRMSFVARIPEDMARVIKNLYFLEDRES
- the lspA gene encoding signal peptidase II, yielding MIVIYSDIRFGDRMIVTIGFVITLMIDQITKAVAESNLQYLVRVDLIGRILGLRYVHNKGVSFGLLSKLGVYNIAIITSTIILLLLFIGNRFKDKLTSKEKFIFGIILGGALGNLIDRLRLGYVVDFIELPYWPIFNVADSCIVVGTALLLLLFYRREKLRAGRSNGNES
- a CDS encoding metallophosphoesterase — its product is MWMVISDTHDNMENTRKAIELAKSRNVDTIFHCGDIVSPFTAKLFKVFNGKIFVVSGNNDGEKVMLKEILGDTFFTSPTVIIHQEKRIALMHEPFGLERLTDLDYIFYGHTHVIDIRPGDVFIANPGEACGYLSGKGTCILLNELTNGFEILEL
- a CDS encoding YebC/PmpR family DNA-binding transcriptional regulator, whose translation is MSGHNKWANIKHRKAAQDAKRSKIFTKIIRELMVAAREGGTDPVTNAALRAAMDKAKAANMPKDTMEKAIKKGAGELEGQSFVEAMYEGYAPGGVAMLIRALTDNKNRTAQEIRHILSKHGGNMAESGSVAWMFERKGVISIPKSEISDMDEFQLLVIDAGAEDIKDEDDPVQIITLPEQVSDVKGVLEENGYSVSYELTYIPKNTVAVSGADAEKLLKLLNLLEDSDDVQEVYANFEMDDSEMEAIMEKLG
- a CDS encoding histidine phosphatase family protein — its product is MKVHLVRHGTSEWNLIGKWQGNADIPLSEQGMYQAELVAEELLNIAPNASLLFCSDLERARETAERIGEKFNLSPIIREDLRECNFSLWNGLTYEEVIENYEREFILWSSDPYAKIEGIESLSQLERRALRAFDEICEISRLKNSREIVIVGHGLWFRVLLCSLLGMPLVNHKQLELENTSITTLEKHERRGWILSSLNYHHHLSVVKGGERNKD
- the lgt gene encoding prolipoprotein diacylglyceryl transferase, whose protein sequence is MVKRTVLFAMIIVGIVLLVWFLTLSFSGKVVVNPVLFNLGPFEIRWYGFLIASSIFIAYFLGRKLALKEGIKEDYLIEMIFWGIIAGIIGARLYYVAFEFDLYRKYPLEIFKIWNGGLAIHGAIFGALLSGFLYTRLKKSAGIRFWQASDIFTSVLPLAQAIGRWGNFMNHEAYGAPTDLPWKMYVPSAYRMPGFSQYEYFHPTFLYESLWDLFVFFLVFNYTRKSRKRYGETTGLYMVLYSAGRYFVEGLRLDSLKVGEFRTAQVISIILMIIGALLYLYSRRKGEEVRTVS